In one Nocardioides sp. NBC_00368 genomic region, the following are encoded:
- a CDS encoding acetate uptake transporter, with protein MTNTSIDAEVPTVQGTTPTAWGDPFPLGLASFGISALVLSSVMSGLVDAAALPAVLPLALALGFATELLAGLVHYRRGETFPALVFTAYAGFWLSYALLVQFYGPMVTADGAAITGMFLLAWALFTSYMLLAALRTNTTTIVIFVLLAGVFYLAAFGSFLGSAALGRTAGYVLILDAVVALYASAAIIVNTTWDRTVLPVP; from the coding sequence ATGACGAACACATCCATCGATGCAGAGGTGCCGACCGTGCAAGGCACCACCCCGACGGCCTGGGGCGACCCGTTCCCGCTCGGCCTGGCCAGCTTCGGGATCTCGGCGCTCGTGCTGTCCAGCGTGATGTCGGGACTCGTGGACGCGGCCGCCCTGCCGGCGGTGCTGCCCCTCGCGCTGGCCCTGGGCTTCGCCACCGAGCTCCTGGCCGGTCTGGTCCACTACCGGCGCGGCGAGACGTTCCCGGCCCTGGTGTTCACCGCGTACGCCGGGTTCTGGCTCTCCTATGCCCTGCTGGTGCAGTTCTACGGTCCGATGGTGACCGCCGACGGCGCCGCGATCACCGGGATGTTCCTGCTCGCCTGGGCGCTGTTCACGTCCTACATGCTGCTGGCGGCGCTGCGCACCAACACCACCACGATCGTGATCTTCGTGCTCCTGGCCGGGGTCTTCTACCTGGCCGCCTTCGGGTCGTTCCTCGGCAGTGCCGCTCTCGGCCGCACCGCCGGCTACGTGCTGATCCTGGACGCCGTGGTGGCGCTCTACGCCTCGGCCGCGATCATCGTGAACACGACCTGGGACCGCACGGTCCTGCCGGTGCCGTGA
- the mftM gene encoding mycofactocin oligosaccharide methyltransferase MftM, producing MTTPPGELAVIDALRPGPEAGVYRDEVVSVRAWQGPRPRRHLGTIRTRHFDVHREGHQVHLVHCLRAEQIDDDLSGLLAEELFQPGWLRGPDLFERLFTGVVVSSAPDPGQAWAAFYRNTLRHVEEALERPGPTPAGHGTVAEYAPVYRFVEQQLARGSVLEVGCCFGFLSLRLAAAGRDVTASDLSAGTVTLLRAAASRLKVPLATRAADATRLPWAEDAADNVLLIHLLEHIEPSLGDRAVAEAIRVARRRVVIAVPLEDEPDETWGHVRTVSLDDLAAWGEASGHPHRVVEHHGGWLVIDTDR from the coding sequence ATGACCACCCCGCCCGGCGAGCTGGCCGTGATCGACGCGCTCCGCCCCGGTCCCGAGGCGGGGGTCTACCGCGACGAGGTGGTCAGCGTCCGGGCCTGGCAGGGCCCTCGCCCGCGGCGGCATCTCGGGACGATCCGCACCCGCCACTTCGACGTGCACCGCGAGGGCCACCAGGTCCATCTGGTCCACTGCCTGCGGGCGGAGCAGATCGACGACGACCTTTCCGGGCTGCTGGCCGAGGAGCTGTTCCAGCCGGGGTGGCTGCGCGGTCCAGACCTGTTCGAGCGGCTCTTCACCGGTGTCGTGGTCAGCAGCGCCCCGGACCCCGGGCAGGCGTGGGCCGCGTTCTACCGCAACACCCTGCGCCACGTGGAAGAGGCGCTGGAGCGCCCCGGTCCCACCCCGGCCGGTCACGGGACCGTCGCCGAGTACGCCCCCGTCTACCGCTTCGTCGAGCAGCAGCTGGCGCGTGGCTCCGTCCTCGAGGTCGGCTGCTGCTTCGGGTTCCTCTCGCTGCGGCTGGCCGCCGCGGGACGGGACGTGACCGCCTCCGACCTCTCCGCGGGCACCGTCACGCTGCTGCGCGCCGCCGCGTCCCGGCTGAAGGTGCCGCTGGCCACGCGAGCCGCCGACGCCACCCGGCTGCCGTGGGCCGAGGACGCCGCCGACAACGTGCTGCTGATCCACCTGCTCGAGCACATCGAGCCGAGCCTCGGCGACCGGGCGGTCGCCGAGGCGATCCGGGTCGCGCGCCGCCGGGTCGTGATCGCCGTACCTCTCGAGGACGAGCCCGACGAGACCTGGGGCCACGTCCGGACCGTGTCGCTGGACGACCTCGCCGCCTGGGGCGAGGCCTCGGGACACCCGCACCGGGTCGTCGAGCACCACGGTGGCTGGCTCGTCATCGACACCGACCGCTGA
- a CDS encoding VWA domain-containing protein: protein METALHRFIRLLRLYGVRVSTAEVIDAMHAVAQPGVLEQRHLLHAALTASLVKDRRDLDTFDLVFDRFFGLRPVVEEEDEHGHTHDDLSDEGQLTDFTLSEEPGEVPEDGHSHGKPDDIKEYFKPEDMAQRYNLHQEANKIDIAALTDEIVLSNDPKSSPGEAARVQLSTSRMHNPGNPGDLIRDAGMQLDTELSVQEEIALLSWLEEREPDSGIDDDDALAELRKALSPWLATLPERIRDHLERLMSMEREIESREIQAAQAETVAEHDRAALEESLRRLLRKLHGAPRPRRTVAARGIVDGRRTMRTNMKYDGVPFRPVTVAKAHDRPRLLVLCDVSLSVRSTARFTLHLLHSLQSVATSVRSFAFVKDLVEITDLFAEHRIEDALSLVLSGLPAGGVLDVDADSDYGSSFEQFLEQFGSAVNRRTTLVILGDGRGNGKDPGFAAFEELTRRARSTIWLTPEPRYSWALGGCDLPEYAEWCDKVQVVRNLRGLDNVTQTMPAGR, encoded by the coding sequence ATGGAGACCGCACTGCACCGCTTCATCCGGCTGCTCCGGCTCTACGGCGTACGCGTGAGCACCGCCGAGGTGATCGACGCGATGCACGCGGTCGCCCAGCCCGGGGTGCTCGAGCAGCGCCACCTGCTCCACGCGGCGCTGACCGCCAGCCTGGTCAAGGACCGCCGCGACCTGGACACCTTCGACCTCGTCTTCGACCGGTTCTTCGGGCTGCGGCCGGTGGTCGAGGAGGAGGACGAGCACGGGCACACCCACGACGACCTCTCCGACGAGGGGCAGCTGACCGACTTCACGCTCTCCGAGGAGCCGGGTGAGGTGCCGGAGGACGGGCACAGCCACGGCAAGCCGGACGACATCAAGGAGTACTTCAAGCCCGAGGACATGGCGCAGCGCTACAACCTCCACCAGGAGGCGAACAAGATCGACATCGCCGCCCTCACCGACGAGATCGTCCTCTCCAACGACCCTAAGTCGAGCCCCGGTGAGGCCGCCCGGGTCCAGCTCTCCACCAGCCGGATGCACAACCCGGGCAACCCCGGTGACCTGATCCGCGACGCCGGGATGCAGCTCGACACCGAGCTGTCCGTGCAGGAGGAGATCGCGCTGCTGAGCTGGCTCGAGGAGCGCGAGCCGGACAGCGGCATCGACGACGACGATGCCCTCGCGGAGCTCCGCAAGGCGCTCTCGCCGTGGCTGGCCACGCTCCCCGAGCGGATCCGCGACCACCTCGAGCGGCTGATGAGCATGGAGCGCGAGATCGAGTCGCGTGAGATCCAGGCGGCGCAGGCCGAGACGGTCGCCGAGCACGACCGGGCCGCGCTCGAGGAGTCGCTGCGGCGGCTGCTCAGGAAGCTCCACGGCGCCCCGCGCCCGCGGCGTACGGTCGCCGCGCGCGGCATCGTCGACGGCCGCCGGACGATGCGCACCAACATGAAGTACGACGGCGTGCCGTTCCGCCCGGTCACCGTCGCCAAGGCGCACGACCGGCCCCGCCTGCTCGTGCTCTGCGACGTCTCCCTGTCCGTACGCTCCACCGCCCGCTTCACGCTGCATCTGCTGCACAGCCTGCAGTCGGTGGCCACCTCCGTCCGGTCGTTCGCCTTCGTGAAGGACCTGGTCGAGATCACCGACCTGTTCGCCGAGCACCGGATCGAGGACGCCTTGTCCCTGGTGCTGTCGGGTCTGCCGGCCGGCGGGGTGCTAGACGTGGACGCGGACTCCGACTACGGCTCCTCGTTCGAGCAGTTCCTGGAGCAGTTCGGCTCGGCGGTGAACCGGAGGACCACGCTGGTGATCCTCGGCGACGGCCGCGGCAACGGCAAGGACCCGGGCTTCGCCGCGTTCGAGGAGCTCACCCGGCGGGCCCGGTCGACGATCTGGCTCACGCCCGAGCCGCGCTACTCGTGGGCGCTCGGCGGCTGCGACCTGCCGGAGTACGCGGAGTGGTGCGACAAGGTCCAGGTGGTCCGCAACCTGCGCGGGCTCGACAACGTCACCCAGACGATGCCGGCCGGACGATGA
- a CDS encoding AAA family ATPase → MSTTTEPIQGFTDVEDTRAQLAACGYLADDRLATTVFLQTRLEKPVLLEGPAGVGKTQLAESLATATGRRLIRLQCYEGQDETKALYEWDYGKQLLYTQILREKIGQVVEDAADLNEAVERIAKQDSVFFSQRFLAARPLLEAIDSDTPVVLLIDEVDRADEALEAVLLELLAEFQISIPEVGTVTAKTMPYVVLTSNNTRDLSAALKRRCLHLFLDYPDAVRELEIIRSKETGLADSLAARLVDIVRGIRELELRKAPSISETVDWARTLAVLGVEELTADVLSTTLNVVVKYERDLKRVMEALPRLVDPNAEVPDHLHGHGHGHGHGHGHSHAAPAASDRGDDDDVDGRAERKAKDQPGRHNAGYYGGAGGTGPRTAPAVSTSQGNRAFPSARKRPL, encoded by the coding sequence GTGTCGACCACCACCGAACCGATCCAGGGCTTCACCGACGTCGAGGACACCCGCGCCCAGCTGGCGGCGTGCGGCTACCTCGCCGACGACCGGCTCGCCACCACGGTGTTCCTGCAGACCCGGCTGGAGAAGCCGGTCCTGCTCGAGGGCCCGGCGGGCGTCGGCAAGACCCAGCTGGCCGAGAGCCTCGCGACCGCGACCGGGCGGCGCCTGATCCGGCTGCAGTGCTACGAGGGCCAGGACGAGACCAAGGCGCTCTACGAGTGGGACTACGGCAAGCAGCTGCTCTACACCCAGATCCTGCGCGAGAAGATCGGCCAGGTCGTCGAGGACGCTGCCGACCTGAACGAGGCCGTCGAGCGGATCGCCAAGCAGGACTCGGTGTTCTTCTCGCAGCGCTTCCTGGCCGCCCGGCCGCTGCTCGAGGCGATCGACTCCGACACCCCGGTCGTGCTCCTCATCGACGAGGTCGACCGGGCCGACGAGGCCCTGGAGGCGGTGCTGCTCGAGCTGCTCGCGGAGTTCCAGATCTCCATCCCCGAGGTCGGCACGGTGACCGCCAAGACGATGCCGTACGTCGTCCTCACCTCGAACAACACCCGCGATCTCTCCGCCGCGCTCAAGCGCCGCTGCCTGCACCTCTTCCTCGACTACCCCGACGCCGTCCGCGAGCTGGAGATCATCCGGTCCAAGGAGACCGGCCTCGCCGACTCGCTCGCGGCCCGCCTCGTCGATATCGTCCGCGGCATCCGCGAGCTCGAGCTGCGCAAGGCGCCGAGCATCTCCGAGACCGTCGACTGGGCTCGTACGCTGGCAGTGCTCGGCGTCGAGGAGCTCACCGCCGACGTGCTCTCCACGACGCTCAACGTGGTCGTGAAGTACGAGCGTGACCTGAAGCGGGTCATGGAGGCGCTGCCGCGGCTGGTCGACCCGAACGCCGAGGTGCCCGACCACCTGCACGGCCATGGTCACGGCCATGGTCACGGGCATGGGCACTCCCACGCCGCCCCGGCCGCATCCGACCGCGGGGATGACGACGACGTCGACGGCCGGGCCGAGCGAAAGGCGAAGGACCAGCCCGGCCGGCACAACGCCGGCTACTACGGCGGCGCCGGCGGCACCGGGCCGCGTACGGCCCCGGCGGTCTCGACGAGCCAGGGCAACCGGGCGTTCCCGTCGGCCCGCAAGCGTCCGCTCTGA